One Euphorbia lathyris chromosome 1, ddEupLath1.1, whole genome shotgun sequence DNA segment encodes these proteins:
- the LOC136210624 gene encoding protein cornichon homolog 4, with the protein MGDLYVWLLSFFFLIALLVLIVFQLMCLADLEFDYINPYDSSYRINKVIFPEYITQGVLCVFYLLTGHWCMSLLCIPYLYYNIRLYTRRQHLVDVTEIFNLLHWEKKQRLFKLFYLIVLLFLSIFWMILTALEDHDID; encoded by the exons ATGGGAGATCTGTATGTTTGGCTcttatccttcttcttccttataGCTCTACTAGTCCTGATCGTCTTTCAG CTTATGTGCTTGGCAGATCTGGAGTTTGATTATATCAATCCTTATGATTCCTCATATAGGATAAACAAAGTGATTTTTCCGGAGTACATAACCCAAGGTGTTCTATGCGTGTTCTATCTGCTAACTGGCCACTGGTGTATGTCACTATTATGTATTCCATACCTTTACTACAATATCAGGCT CTACACACGTCGACAGCATCTAGTAGATGTGACTGAGATATTCAATTTACTTCATTGGGAAAAGAAGCAGCGGCTTTTCAAACTCTTCTATCTCATTGTCCTCCTCTTCTTATCAATTTTCTG GATGATTCTGACAGCATTGGAAGACCACGACATCGACTAG